One window of Phycisphaeraceae bacterium genomic DNA carries:
- a CDS encoding cofactor-independent phosphoglycerate mutase: MKYVIVIPDGGADLPIDSLGGKTPFEAAHMPVLADLARAGRVGCAATTPPRFEAGSDVCSMSLLGYDPDKYHTGRAPIEAAALGLNLGQKDWIFRLNLVTTGDPGSGDAGLMLDHSAGAISDAEARTLVADLMEHWGRVAPLDVEGLSLTPGVSYRNVLVDHAGRSYKGVETTPPHEIPRLPWAKHVPRGGSESGRLLRLMLASVDFLSTHRVNLARREKGQRPATMAWIWGQGTAPSLPSFESRFGIRGAMITSVDLLAGIAALIGWDRLHVPGLTSYHDTDYAAQGKATCEALDRYDVVCCHVESPDELSHQGDWQSKVAALEAIDEQIMKPLVEHLRTFGDPDVDPSAPGWRLLYMPDHYTLVSTRKHDATPVPFLVAGAYVKSAVSRPFTEAAALSSDLKIENGHDLMEYFLHGGLARVRPIGTRTTS; encoded by the coding sequence GTGAAGTATGTGATCGTCATTCCGGATGGGGGCGCGGACCTCCCGATCGACTCGCTCGGTGGCAAGACGCCCTTTGAGGCGGCACACATGCCCGTGCTCGCCGATCTGGCTCGGGCCGGACGCGTCGGGTGTGCAGCAACAACGCCGCCACGCTTCGAGGCGGGGTCCGACGTCTGCTCAATGTCTTTGCTCGGGTACGACCCCGACAAGTATCACACCGGTCGCGCCCCGATCGAGGCTGCGGCGTTGGGGCTCAATCTCGGGCAGAAAGACTGGATCTTCAGACTGAACCTTGTGACGACGGGCGACCCGGGGAGCGGCGACGCCGGGCTGATGCTGGACCATTCGGCCGGTGCGATCAGTGATGCCGAGGCAAGGACACTCGTAGCGGATCTGATGGAGCATTGGGGACGTGTGGCACCGTTGGATGTGGAAGGGCTTTCACTGACTCCGGGTGTCTCGTACAGGAACGTTCTGGTTGATCATGCAGGGCGGAGCTACAAGGGCGTCGAGACGACCCCGCCACACGAGATCCCGCGTCTGCCGTGGGCAAAGCACGTGCCGCGCGGTGGGAGTGAGTCGGGGCGGTTGTTGCGGCTGATGTTGGCTTCGGTCGATTTTCTCTCGACACATCGGGTGAATCTGGCAAGGCGGGAGAAGGGCCAGAGGCCTGCGACTATGGCCTGGATCTGGGGGCAGGGTACGGCTCCGTCGCTTCCTTCCTTTGAGTCACGTTTCGGGATCAGAGGTGCGATGATCACGTCCGTCGATCTGCTGGCAGGTATCGCGGCACTGATCGGATGGGATCGCCTGCACGTTCCGGGGCTCACGTCATACCACGACACTGATTATGCGGCACAGGGGAAGGCGACCTGCGAGGCACTCGATCGGTACGACGTTGTCTGCTGCCATGTTGAATCGCCCGACGAGCTCTCTCATCAGGGAGACTGGCAGTCGAAGGTCGCTGCACTGGAAGCGATCGACGAGCAGATCATGAAGCCACTCGTCGAGCACCTGCGGACGTTCGGCGATCCGGATGTTGATCCGAGTGCGCCGGGCTGGCGGCTCCTCTACATGCCCGACCATTACACGCTCGTAAGCACTCGAAAGCACGACGCGACACCCGTGCCGTTCCTTGTCGCCGGCGCATACGTGAAATCGGCGGTGTCGAGGCCTTTCACAGAGGCAGCGGCTCTTTCAAGTGATCTGAAGATCGAGAACGGCCACGACCTGATGGAGTACTTCCTGCACGGCGGCCTGGCGCGTGTGCGTCCGATCGGCACACGAACCACATCCTGA
- a CDS encoding agmatinase family protein, translating into MHFDPDAAAKPGSGIFGLPHLFDDAEIVLLPVPFDATTSYGNGTAHGPEAIFAASSQVDLFHRRFGKIYERGIHMLRPDERIARLSAEAREIAVPIIEKGGAEPGDEQDVARVNMASEEMNVFVYKQATSLLSAGKKIGLIGGDHSTPFGMIKALAEMHKDIGILQLDAHMDLRDAFEGFQWSHASIMHNVLSRIPGVSRLVQVGIRDFGLGEVEFARAHGSRCAVFYDEAMFEERAAGTPFDGLCKRIIDALPEKVHVSFDIDGLSPAYCPHTGTPVPGGLSFNEATYLLWKLKESGRRVVGFDLVEVCPSPSPDEPEWDANVGARMLYPMCGML; encoded by the coding sequence ATGCACTTTGATCCCGACGCAGCGGCCAAACCCGGCTCCGGCATCTTCGGACTCCCCCACCTCTTTGATGATGCGGAGATCGTTCTCCTGCCTGTCCCTTTCGACGCGACCACGTCCTACGGCAACGGAACCGCCCACGGCCCGGAAGCGATCTTCGCCGCTTCATCGCAGGTCGATCTCTTCCATCGTCGCTTCGGGAAGATCTATGAGCGCGGGATCCACATGCTCCGTCCCGATGAGCGAATCGCGCGGCTCTCTGCCGAGGCACGCGAGATCGCGGTCCCCATCATCGAGAAGGGTGGCGCAGAGCCCGGGGATGAGCAGGATGTCGCACGCGTCAACATGGCGAGCGAGGAAATGAACGTATTTGTCTACAAGCAAGCCACATCGCTCCTCTCCGCAGGCAAGAAGATCGGTCTCATCGGTGGCGACCACTCCACGCCGTTCGGCATGATCAAGGCCCTGGCCGAGATGCACAAGGACATCGGCATCCTCCAATTGGATGCCCACATGGACCTTCGCGATGCGTTCGAGGGCTTCCAGTGGTCACACGCCTCGATCATGCACAACGTGCTCTCACGAATCCCCGGCGTCTCTCGACTTGTACAGGTCGGCATACGCGATTTCGGCCTCGGCGAGGTCGAGTTCGCCCGTGCCCACGGCTCCCGCTGCGCCGTCTTCTATGACGAAGCCATGTTCGAGGAACGAGCGGCCGGTACTCCCTTCGACGGGTTGTGCAAGCGCATCATCGATGCACTCCCGGAGAAGGTGCACGTGTCGTTCGACATCGACGGGCTCAGCCCCGCTTACTGCCCGCATACCGGCACGCCAGTGCCCGGCGGGCTCTCGTTCAATGAGGCAACCTACCTGCTCTGGAAACTCAAGGAATCCGGACGCAGGGTCGTCGGCTTTGACCTGGTCGAGGTCTGCCCCTCCCCCAGCCCAGACGAGCCGGAGTGGGACGCGAACGTCGGAGCGAGGATGCTCTATCCCATGTGCGGAATGCTTTAA
- the rpe gene encoding ribulose-phosphate 3-epimerase has translation MPPQPPSSGQTGAFGRGSVTNLLTRSSGSTLAAPSILAADFGRMAEWCGRAVGAGAKVLHVDVMDGHFVDNLTMGPDMVRALRAELPQVFLDVHLMVTNPERFVEPFAKAGADHITFHVEVAPPGELRALADAVRAMGTTAGIAINPPTPVDRLWPVADAFDLTLVMSVNPGRGGQAFIAKTLEKTRAVRERYGTGMRVEMDGGIGPGTARLVRDSGCDVLVAGSSFFGQPPERWAGILDSLQD, from the coding sequence ATGCCTCCACAGCCGCCATCATCGGGACAAACGGGTGCCTTCGGGCGTGGCTCTGTCACAAATCTCCTCACGCGCTCGTCGGGAAGCACGCTGGCGGCTCCGTCGATTCTCGCGGCGGACTTCGGACGTATGGCTGAGTGGTGCGGGCGAGCGGTCGGGGCGGGTGCGAAGGTGTTGCACGTCGATGTGATGGATGGGCACTTTGTTGACAATCTCACGATGGGGCCGGACATGGTCAGGGCGCTGCGAGCAGAACTGCCGCAGGTGTTTCTCGATGTCCATCTGATGGTTACGAATCCGGAGCGATTCGTGGAGCCATTCGCGAAGGCGGGTGCTGACCATATCACGTTCCACGTGGAGGTTGCGCCGCCCGGCGAGCTCCGCGCTCTGGCCGACGCCGTTCGTGCGATGGGGACGACGGCCGGGATTGCGATCAATCCGCCGACTCCCGTGGATCGGTTGTGGCCGGTGGCCGATGCGTTCGATCTGACGCTGGTCATGTCCGTGAACCCCGGCCGAGGTGGGCAGGCGTTTATTGCCAAGACACTCGAAAAGACACGCGCTGTGCGCGAGCGGTACGGGACGGGCATGCGGGTTGAGATGGACGGGGGAATCGGGCCGGGCACCGCCCGCCTTGTGCGGGATTCCGGGTGCGATGTCCTTGTCGCGGGCTCGTCGTTCTTCGGCCAGCCGCCCGAACGATGGGCGGGAATCCTCGACTCCCTTCAGGACTAA
- a CDS encoding UDPGP type 1 family protein, translated as MPATIALPAELVSRIDRVGQSHILAAYDRLSDAERASLLAQLLSLNLEEIPSLIENYVMHKPSFTLPADLQPAPYFPNNTTGSARPWDQAGARARGLELINSGAVACFTVAGGQGTRLGYDGPKGCYPAGGVSRKPLFQLFAEQIAAWSKRSGHVIPWYIMTSPLNHDATVAFFTRHNSFGLPAESVMCFQQGVMPSFDMTTGRVLMSSPSEIATNPDGHGGSITALHKSGAIADMKRRGITTLSYFQVDNATVRVIDPVFIGLHSSPADSSAEMSSKMIPKAYPEEKLGLFCSSGGRTEVIEYSDLPMDLQRERMPDGSLRFLAGSIAVHVMGVAFIERLATDPAFSLPFHRAEKKVPCIDPATGARIDPVSPNGIKLERFVFDALPLCRASIVYETDRIEEFAPIKNASGVDSPESCTKLQTLRATRWLRSVGIDVPLNDAGEPDCTIEISASTALEPSDLSSARLPTKIARGTSLVL; from the coding sequence ATGCCAGCCACCATTGCACTACCTGCTGAACTTGTCTCACGCATCGATCGGGTCGGTCAATCCCACATCCTCGCGGCGTATGACCGACTCTCCGATGCCGAGCGTGCCTCGCTCCTTGCCCAGCTTCTGTCACTCAATCTTGAGGAGATCCCCTCGCTGATTGAGAACTATGTGATGCACAAGCCATCATTCACACTTCCGGCCGATCTCCAACCCGCACCGTACTTTCCGAATAACACCACGGGCTCGGCGCGTCCCTGGGATCAGGCGGGCGCCCGGGCGCGCGGACTTGAGCTCATCAATTCAGGGGCGGTCGCCTGTTTCACCGTCGCAGGCGGCCAGGGGACACGTCTGGGATACGACGGACCCAAGGGTTGCTATCCGGCGGGTGGCGTGAGCCGCAAGCCCCTCTTCCAGCTCTTTGCGGAGCAGATTGCCGCGTGGTCGAAGCGATCCGGGCACGTCATCCCGTGGTACATCATGACCAGCCCGCTCAATCATGACGCGACGGTCGCGTTCTTCACTCGTCACAACTCCTTCGGTCTTCCGGCTGAGAGCGTCATGTGCTTCCAGCAGGGTGTCATGCCCTCATTCGACATGACCACCGGGCGTGTGCTGATGTCCTCCCCCTCTGAGATTGCCACGAACCCGGATGGCCACGGCGGCTCCATCACCGCTCTGCACAAGTCTGGAGCGATCGCCGATATGAAACGGCGGGGCATCACCACGCTGTCTTACTTCCAGGTAGACAACGCCACTGTCCGCGTGATCGATCCGGTCTTCATCGGGCTCCACTCATCGCCCGCCGACTCTTCTGCAGAGATGTCGAGCAAGATGATCCCGAAGGCCTATCCCGAGGAGAAGCTTGGGCTTTTCTGCTCGTCCGGGGGGCGCACCGAGGTGATCGAATACTCCGACCTCCCGATGGACCTTCAACGTGAGAGGATGCCCGACGGTTCGCTGCGATTCCTCGCGGGTTCGATCGCTGTTCACGTCATGGGAGTTGCATTCATCGAACGGCTGGCAACCGATCCGGCATTCTCGCTCCCGTTTCACCGCGCAGAGAAGAAAGTCCCTTGCATCGATCCGGCCACCGGCGCGAGAATCGATCCTGTATCCCCGAACGGCATCAAACTCGAGCGGTTCGTGTTCGACGCGCTACCCCTCTGCCGTGCCTCGATTGTCTATGAGACGGATCGCATCGAGGAGTTTGCGCCGATCAAGAACGCGAGCGGTGTCGACAGCCCCGAGAGTTGCACGAAACTCCAGACGCTCAGAGCAACACGTTGGCTCAGATCGGTCGGAATCGATGTCCCGCTCAACGACGCCGGTGAGCCGGACTGCACGATCGAGATATCCGCAAGCACCGCGCTCGAACCCTCCGATTTGAGTTCGGCACGTCTCCCCACGAAGATTGCGCGCGGCACTTCGCTTGTACTCTGA
- the rplT gene encoding 50S ribosomal protein L20 — protein sequence MPRVRKGSAKTKMRNRILRKARGYYGVKSHHLYHARNAIVRAGVYAYRDRRARKRDMRSLWITRITAACRMRGTRYSLFINGLKMAGINLNRKMLSQIAIEDPKLFDTIVEKAVKASRAVPAKS from the coding sequence ATGCCTCGCGTTCGCAAGGGTTCGGCCAAGACCAAGATGCGGAATCGGATTCTCCGGAAGGCCCGCGGGTACTACGGAGTCAAGAGCCACCACCTGTACCACGCCCGGAACGCGATCGTGCGTGCGGGTGTGTACGCGTATCGCGATCGTCGGGCCCGCAAGCGCGACATGCGCTCGCTGTGGATCACGCGTATCACCGCGGCCTGCCGCATGCGTGGTACCCGGTACTCGCTCTTCATCAACGGCCTGAAAATGGCTGGTATCAACCTGAACCGCAAGATGCTGAGCCAGATCGCGATCGAGGATCCCAAGCTCTTCGACACCATCGTTGAGAAGGCGGTCAAGGCCTCGCGGGCTGTGCCTGCCAAGTCCTGA
- a CDS encoding amidohydrolase family protein, whose protein sequence is MLQDGRGGVRLTRGTLRVADGLIQRVSEGVVDPRPDLGGEHAIIMPGFVDAHMHLPQFDSIGIDGFTLLDWLERAIFPAECAWADPDVAGEVATRAAQSLLSFGTTSVCAYGTVHHDGTKAAIEAVAATGMRAMVGQVLMDRNAPPELCRGATQLVREAASLTEWTRGLAASNGLRVEHSINPRFAISCTPQLLTGAGEVIRRLDAPMQTHLSESVPECEAIARLFDERSYVGVYQDAGLLGPRSILAHGVWLDVDERSILAATHSIIAHCPTANMFLQSGDCNLGALGRSGVRLAVGSDIAGGNERSMVRVARAMIETSKRVAASTGKGGVIAPSRAWWMITCGNADAIGWPRTSRLETGAEADVLVVKPDVRWQEAVDPLGTLLYAWDDRWIEQILVAGEGVIRR, encoded by the coding sequence ATGCTGCAGGATGGACGCGGGGGAGTCCGTCTCACGCGCGGCACGCTCCGAGTCGCCGACGGATTGATCCAGCGAGTCTCCGAGGGTGTTGTCGATCCGCGCCCTGATCTTGGCGGTGAGCATGCGATCATCATGCCCGGTTTCGTTGATGCACACATGCACCTGCCCCAGTTCGACTCGATCGGTATCGACGGGTTCACACTGCTGGACTGGCTGGAACGGGCGATCTTCCCGGCAGAGTGCGCTTGGGCGGACCCAGATGTCGCTGGTGAGGTCGCGACACGTGCGGCACAATCGTTGCTGTCGTTCGGGACCACATCGGTATGTGCTTATGGAACTGTGCACCACGACGGAACCAAGGCCGCGATCGAGGCGGTCGCTGCTACCGGGATGCGGGCGATGGTGGGACAGGTGCTCATGGATAGGAACGCCCCGCCTGAGCTGTGCCGCGGGGCGACGCAGTTGGTGCGAGAGGCAGCATCGTTGACGGAGTGGACGCGCGGTCTCGCGGCATCGAATGGGTTGCGGGTCGAGCACTCGATCAATCCACGGTTCGCGATCTCGTGTACGCCACAGTTGCTCACGGGGGCCGGGGAGGTGATAAGGCGACTCGATGCACCGATGCAGACTCACCTCTCCGAGAGTGTGCCAGAATGTGAGGCGATCGCACGCCTGTTCGATGAGCGGTCGTATGTCGGTGTCTATCAGGATGCCGGTTTGCTCGGACCCCGGTCCATTCTGGCGCATGGGGTATGGCTCGATGTAGATGAGCGGTCGATACTTGCCGCGACGCACTCCATCATCGCGCACTGTCCGACCGCAAACATGTTTCTTCAGTCCGGAGACTGTAATCTGGGGGCGCTCGGACGATCCGGCGTTCGACTGGCGGTGGGGTCGGATATCGCGGGGGGCAACGAGCGATCGATGGTGCGTGTAGCTCGTGCGATGATCGAGACTTCGAAGCGTGTTGCCGCGAGCACGGGCAAAGGTGGTGTGATCGCGCCGAGCCGGGCATGGTGGATGATCACATGCGGGAATGCGGATGCGATCGGCTGGCCGAGGACCTCGCGGCTCGAAACGGGTGCCGAAGCCGATGTGCTGGTAGTTAAGCCCGATGTTCGGTGGCAAGAAGCCGTCGATCCATTGGGTACTCTGCTCTACGCGTGGGACGATCGGTGGATCGAGCAGATACTCGTCGCGGGCGAGGGCGTGATACGCCGGTAA
- a CDS encoding site-2 protease family protein — MDWWWAGRMLESNPVALVSWVVVVIGSIVLHELAHGWVATRLGDDTPRLSGHLTINPLVHIPPMAWLLFALFGFTWGQMPVNSARLRGRYGDAIVSLAGPLMNLLIALGAIVALCLWIGFGQGHWVQGFRFEEPLFTNTARFWMYAVVLNVILCLFNLLPVPPLDGFRIAASVFPPVRRMLDTERGAQFGLLAFVLLFFFGAKYVVGFGASIGGAAIGIAMGIVLPNADLPTFRV; from the coding sequence ATGGATTGGTGGTGGGCAGGGCGCATGCTGGAGAGCAACCCCGTTGCTCTGGTCTCATGGGTCGTCGTGGTGATCGGCTCAATCGTGCTGCACGAGCTCGCGCACGGCTGGGTGGCGACGCGGCTCGGGGACGACACGCCCCGGCTCAGCGGGCATCTCACGATCAACCCCCTTGTTCACATTCCGCCGATGGCATGGCTGCTCTTTGCCTTGTTCGGCTTCACCTGGGGCCAGATGCCGGTGAATTCTGCACGGCTTCGCGGACGGTATGGTGACGCGATCGTGTCGCTGGCTGGGCCGTTGATGAATCTGCTGATCGCGCTCGGAGCGATCGTCGCGCTGTGCCTGTGGATCGGCTTCGGTCAGGGGCATTGGGTGCAGGGTTTCAGATTCGAAGAGCCGCTGTTCACCAACACGGCGAGATTCTGGATGTACGCAGTCGTGCTGAACGTCATTCTCTGCCTGTTCAACCTGCTGCCGGTGCCGCCGCTGGACGGATTTCGCATTGCTGCGAGCGTCTTTCCGCCCGTTCGAAGGATGCTCGACACCGAACGGGGAGCGCAGTTCGGGCTGCTCGCGTTTGTGCTGCTCTTCTTCTTCGGCGCGAAGTATGTCGTTGGCTTTGGCGCGTCGATCGGCGGAGCGGCCATCGGCATCGCGATGGGGATTGTGCTTCCGAACGCGGATCTGCCCACGTTTCGGGTGTGA
- a CDS encoding 50S ribosomal protein L35, protein MSKNKSHKGLLKRIRVSKTGKIRHKSANFKHLRSHKSGKRLRKLRKGSFMASADSKRLEKLLFRRLRGRTQPRAALRRSPSPAESKARKEARAAEASKAK, encoded by the coding sequence ATGTCCAAGAACAAAAGCCATAAGGGCTTGTTGAAGCGGATCCGGGTCTCCAAGACCGGGAAGATCCGTCACAAGTCTGCGAACTTCAAGCACCTTCGTTCTCACAAGTCGGGCAAGCGTCTCCGCAAGCTGCGCAAGGGCAGCTTCATGGCGAGCGCCGACAGCAAGCGGCTTGAGAAGCTGCTCTTCCGGCGTCTGCGTGGGCGTACACAGCCCCGGGCGGCGCTGCGTCGCAGCCCATCGCCCGCGGAGAGCAAGGCGAGGAAGGAAGCCCGGGCCGCTGAGGCATCCAAAGCGAAGTGA